A genomic region of Trichothermofontia sichuanensis B231 contains the following coding sequences:
- a CDS encoding UPF0175 family protein, which yields MQLTIPDTIVQSICLPYNRIETELLKELAIGLYAQELLPFGKACELAQLDYRQFSQLLGDRQIVRHYSHTELEEDLAYAHYRE from the coding sequence ATGCAACTCACCATCCCCGACACGATCGTCCAATCTATATGCCTTCCCTACAACCGCATTGAAACCGAACTGCTTAAAGAACTGGCGATCGGTCTTTATGCCCAAGAACTCCTACCCTTCGGCAAAGCCTGCGAACTCGCTCAGTTAGACTATCGTCAATTCAGCCAACTGCTTGGCGATCGTCAAATTGTGCGCCACTATTCCCACACCGAACTCGAAGAAGACCTAGCCTATGCCCATTATCGTGAGTAA
- the rimP gene encoding ribosome maturation factor RimP: protein MTHPLIPQILTLAAPIAQRLGLEVVGAVFQTNQTPPVLRVDVRNVQGDTGLDDCEAMSRALEASLDAENVIAEPYVLEISSPGLSDILSSDRDFTSFRGFPIQIVVDPAHEGRSHWQGRLIRRDETAVYLNQRGRTLAIPRDRIRLVQLIEAEGD from the coding sequence ATGACCCATCCCCTGATTCCTCAAATTCTGACCCTTGCAGCGCCGATCGCGCAGCGCTTGGGCTTGGAAGTGGTTGGGGCGGTCTTCCAGACCAACCAAACTCCCCCGGTGCTGCGGGTTGATGTGCGCAATGTCCAGGGGGACACCGGGTTGGATGATTGTGAGGCCATGAGCCGTGCCCTAGAAGCTAGTCTTGATGCTGAAAATGTGATCGCAGAACCCTACGTGCTCGAAATCTCTAGTCCTGGTCTCTCCGATATCCTGAGCAGCGATCGCGACTTTACGTCCTTTCGCGGGTTCCCCATCCAAATTGTGGTTGATCCCGCCCATGAAGGCCGCAGCCACTGGCAGGGGCGCTTGATCCGACGCGATGAAACAGCGGTTTATCTGAATCAGCGAGGTCGTACCCTGGCCATCCCCCGCGATCGGATTCGTCTTGTGCAGTTAATTGAAGCTGAGGGGGACTGA
- the nusA gene encoding transcription termination factor NusA: MSMVALPGLREMIEKISQERNLPKQAVQAALREALLKGYERYRRTQRLNGPAFDEGYFDNLEIELDIEEEGFRVLATKTIVETVESPDHQISLQEVQEVVAEAQLGDTVVLDITPDQNDFGRMAAIQTKQVLAQKLRDQQRKLIQEEFQDLEGTVLQARVLRFERQSVIMAITSGFGRPEVEAELPKREQLPNDNYRANATFRVYLKRVCEGSQRGPQLIVSRADAGLVVYLFANEVPEIEDEVVRIVAVAREANPPSRHVGPRTKIAVDTLERDVDPVGACIGARGSRIQVVVNELRGEKIDVIRWSPDPATYIANALSPARVDEVRLIDAEERQAHVLVAEDQLSLAIGKEGQNVRLAARLTGWKIDIKDTAKYRLDAEKEAASTSATTASDSLPAPAAQVDTPLPAAIAPDDEAEAVAVMLEEA, encoded by the coding sequence ATGTCAATGGTTGCCCTACCCGGACTCCGGGAAATGATTGAAAAAATTAGCCAGGAACGCAATCTGCCCAAACAAGCAGTGCAAGCGGCCCTGCGGGAAGCCCTCCTCAAGGGCTACGAGCGTTATCGCCGCACTCAACGCCTGAATGGCCCTGCCTTCGATGAAGGTTATTTCGACAACCTGGAAATTGAACTGGATATTGAGGAAGAAGGGTTTCGCGTCCTCGCCACAAAAACGATCGTTGAAACCGTCGAAAGCCCTGATCACCAAATTTCCCTCCAGGAAGTCCAGGAGGTCGTGGCCGAGGCGCAACTGGGCGATACCGTTGTCCTCGACATCACCCCCGATCAGAATGACTTTGGGCGAATGGCTGCTATTCAAACAAAACAGGTTCTAGCCCAAAAACTGCGGGATCAGCAGCGCAAACTGATTCAAGAGGAGTTCCAGGATCTCGAAGGGACTGTCCTGCAAGCACGGGTACTCCGGTTCGAGCGCCAATCAGTGATCATGGCGATCACTAGTGGCTTCGGGCGTCCTGAAGTAGAAGCTGAACTGCCTAAGCGGGAACAACTCCCCAACGACAACTATCGGGCCAATGCCACCTTTCGGGTTTACCTCAAGCGTGTGTGTGAAGGCTCCCAACGGGGACCGCAATTGATCGTTTCACGGGCTGATGCCGGTCTCGTTGTCTATTTGTTTGCCAACGAGGTCCCGGAAATTGAAGACGAAGTCGTGCGCATTGTGGCCGTCGCCCGTGAGGCTAACCCCCCCTCCCGTCACGTGGGTCCCCGTACCAAGATTGCCGTCGATACCCTGGAGCGCGATGTAGACCCTGTTGGCGCCTGTATCGGCGCACGGGGATCCCGGATTCAAGTCGTAGTGAACGAACTGCGGGGCGAAAAAATTGATGTGATTCGCTGGTCCCCTGACCCGGCAACCTACATTGCGAATGCCCTCAGCCCTGCCCGCGTCGATGAGGTCCGTTTAATCGATGCGGAGGAACGGCAAGCCCATGTGCTGGTAGCGGAGGATCAATTGAGTCTGGCGATCGGTAAGGAGGGGCAAAATGTTCGCCTAGCGGCTCGCCTTACAGGCTGGAAGATCGACATCAAAGACACCGCTAAATATCGCCTTGATGCCGAGAAAGAGGCGGCCTCTACGAGTGCGACGACCGCCAGTGATTCATTGCCAGCGCCGGCTGCCCAGGTGGATACGCCCCTGCCGGCTGCGATCGCACCTGATGATGAAGCCGAAGCCGTTGCTGTGATGTTAGAAGAAGCCTGA
- a CDS encoding YlxR family protein: MAPNDRRCVSCRRVAPKSAFLRIVRLHPTHTVQLDQGMGRSAYLCPTAACLEAAQKRDRLSRMLKVKVPASIYEALWQRVQSPPAPVASTPARGDTPPIASPASLGSQAASSPAAKPGTSPACEQSAPQSRSPK; the protein is encoded by the coding sequence ATGGCCCCCAACGATCGTCGCTGTGTCAGTTGCCGCCGAGTTGCCCCTAAATCGGCCTTCTTGCGAATTGTCAGGCTTCATCCCACTCACACCGTACAATTGGATCAGGGCATGGGGCGATCGGCCTATCTTTGCCCAACGGCGGCCTGTCTAGAGGCAGCCCAGAAGCGCGATCGCCTGAGTCGGATGCTGAAAGTTAAAGTACCTGCATCCATCTACGAAGCCCTGTGGCAACGTGTACAATCCCCGCCGGCCCCTGTCGCCTCCACCCCAGCCCGTGGCGACACCCCGCCAATCGCTAGCCCAGCCAGCCTGGGTAGCCAGGCAGCGTCCTCGCCCGCTGCCAAGCCCGGAACTTCTCCCGCTTGCGAGCAATCGGCCCCACAATCGCGATCACCCAAGTGA
- a CDS encoding Uma2 family endonuclease — MTTLAIALQPTLELTDEQFEEICRHNRDLRLERSARGELIIMPPTGGETGRRNLKLGTRLCLWNEQTGLGEAFDSSTGFKLPNGAIRAPDAAWVRRDRWQALTPQQREKFIPLCPDFAIELRSPTDELEDVRAKMCEYQDNGLQLGWLIDPQTRTVEIYRAQQDPELLINPATLSGENLLPGFSLDLSGILTSSLESE; from the coding sequence ATGACAACCCTCGCGATCGCCCTCCAACCCACTTTAGAACTGACCGACGAGCAGTTCGAGGAAATCTGTCGGCATAATCGTGATCTGCGACTAGAGCGATCGGCGCGAGGAGAATTGATTATTATGCCCCCCACTGGTGGAGAAACGGGACGACGGAACCTCAAGCTGGGTACTCGGCTGTGCCTTTGGAACGAGCAAACTGGATTAGGCGAAGCCTTTGATTCTTCAACCGGGTTTAAGCTTCCCAATGGGGCGATTCGTGCGCCGGATGCGGCTTGGGTGAGGCGCGATCGCTGGCAAGCCCTGACGCCTCAACAACGGGAAAAGTTTATTCCCCTATGCCCGGATTTTGCGATCGAACTGCGTTCCCCTACTGATGAGTTAGAAGATGTCCGGGCCAAGATGTGCGAGTATCAAGACAATGGCCTGCAACTGGGGTGGTTAATTGATCCGCAAACTCGAACAGTAGAAATCTACCGTGCCCAGCAAGATCCTGAACTATTAATCAATCCGGCAACCCTGTCGGGGGAAAACCTGCTGCCAGGTTTTAGTCTGGATTTGAGCGGCATTCTCACTAGCTCGCTAGAATCGGAATAA
- the infB gene encoding translation initiation factor IF-2 — protein sequence MNNGKVRIYELSKELNLDNKELLAVCERLNIAVKSHSSTISELDAQRIREVAAEMYPSGHPVAKPSAHRKPEHKSLRVPAPTPPKKQEIVGLRPSPSPRSSVKPTHEGPVATPPQGRMAPPSPSPLSSPPARPVHPSMSSAPTLPEVRPPQVPETAAVAVQEARPVETPLTPPPPSPPAPPPQLERPALLEPPSRETLKSVTTPAAPPPPTESTAVASPVPPTPPGPPVEPLAPPPKLVERPTLKRPKSQPAAPSATVASGATTTLPPSRPKAGPRPMAKEAAAGAKPPAPPKTQTIVELRRPPQRPAPEVEKEKSVTVETSDLVTEVDEVPIVELMRPTPPRVKRTKRRDEEDDDETLEKEKPAPKSKHKRRQTLLDDDEDDFGLVDDSEIPTVTAAQVSLSLARPPKPKSMQQAQAKPVTTAQKTRRPNRGGGSGGSGARERSAEVKPERPERITLSGNLTVQELASLLKVPDTEIVKRLFFQGLAATITQTLDVATARMVAEELGVQVETAVQEVAARKVTEMLDAADLDNLQRRPPVVTIMGHVDHGKTTLLDSIRKTKVAQGEAGGITQHIGAYHVDVEHDGKREQIVFLDTPGHEAFTAMRARGARVTDIAILVVAADDGVRPQTIEALRHAQAAGVPIIVAINKIDKEEAQPDRVKQELTEYGLVAEEWGGDTIMTPVSALTGENLDTLLEMILLVAEVEELVANPNRPAKGTVIEAHLDKAKGPVATLLVQNGTLRVGDTVVAGSVLGKVRAMVDDRGNRVKEASPSFAVEILGLNDVPAAGDEFEVFTDEKQARALVEERLVNQRQTRLQQALSSRRVTLNSLSARAQEGELKELNLILKADVQGSVEAIVGALKQLLQNEVQVRLLLAAPGEITETDVDLAAASGAVIVGFNTTLASGARQAADQAGVDVREYDIIYKLLEDIQGAMEGLLEPELVEEPLGQAQVRAVFPVGRGAVAGCYVQSGKLVRNCQIRVHRGNTVVYEGTLDSLRRVKEDVKEVNSGYECGIGVDNFSTWEEGDIIEAFRMVTKRRTLSG from the coding sequence ATGAACAACGGCAAAGTCAGGATTTACGAACTTTCAAAGGAATTGAATTTGGACAATAAGGAGCTTTTGGCTGTCTGCGAACGGCTAAATATTGCCGTCAAGAGTCACAGTAGTACAATTAGCGAGTTGGATGCCCAGCGGATCCGCGAGGTTGCGGCAGAGATGTACCCATCGGGACATCCGGTGGCTAAACCCAGTGCTCATCGCAAGCCAGAGCATAAATCGCTGCGCGTCCCGGCGCCGACGCCCCCGAAGAAGCAAGAAATTGTCGGTCTGCGTCCCAGTCCGAGTCCGCGCTCGTCGGTAAAACCCACCCATGAAGGCCCCGTTGCCACGCCTCCCCAGGGAAGAATGGCTCCCCCTTCCCCCTCGCCACTGTCCTCTCCGCCTGCTCGCCCTGTGCATCCCTCTATGTCCAGCGCTCCGACTCTTCCAGAAGTTCGTCCTCCCCAAGTGCCGGAAACTGCCGCAGTCGCGGTTCAGGAAGCCCGTCCGGTTGAAACCCCACTAACACCCCCACCCCCGTCCCCGCCTGCCCCCCCCCCGCAGCTAGAGCGTCCAGCCCTATTGGAGCCGCCCAGCCGGGAAACCCTGAAGTCAGTCACCACACCAGCAGCCCCGCCTCCCCCGACGGAAAGTACTGCCGTGGCCTCCCCTGTTCCCCCTACGCCGCCTGGGCCTCCCGTTGAGCCACTGGCGCCACCGCCGAAGCTAGTGGAACGGCCTACCCTAAAGCGTCCCAAGTCACAACCAGCCGCCCCCAGTGCAACCGTAGCCAGTGGCGCAACCACGACCCTACCGCCCAGCCGCCCGAAGGCAGGACCCCGGCCTATGGCGAAGGAGGCAGCAGCGGGAGCTAAGCCCCCAGCGCCCCCCAAAACCCAGACGATCGTCGAGCTACGCCGTCCCCCCCAACGACCCGCCCCTGAGGTCGAAAAGGAGAAATCGGTTACGGTCGAAACCAGTGATCTGGTGACCGAGGTTGATGAAGTGCCGATCGTCGAGTTGATGCGGCCAACCCCTCCCCGCGTTAAGCGGACCAAGCGGCGAGATGAGGAAGACGATGACGAAACGCTGGAAAAAGAAAAACCAGCGCCGAAGAGCAAACACAAGCGGCGCCAAACCTTGCTAGATGATGATGAGGATGACTTTGGTTTGGTTGATGACAGCGAGATCCCAACGGTCACTGCTGCCCAAGTGAGCCTGTCCCTGGCTCGTCCACCCAAGCCTAAGTCGATGCAACAAGCCCAAGCTAAGCCGGTTACCACTGCCCAGAAGACCCGCCGTCCCAATCGCGGGGGAGGAAGTGGGGGATCGGGGGCACGCGAACGGAGTGCCGAAGTTAAACCCGAACGCCCGGAACGGATCACGCTGTCTGGCAACCTAACGGTCCAGGAATTGGCCTCTCTACTCAAGGTACCGGATACCGAAATTGTCAAACGGCTCTTCTTCCAGGGGCTGGCGGCAACGATCACCCAAACCTTGGATGTGGCAACTGCCCGGATGGTGGCGGAAGAACTGGGTGTCCAGGTAGAAACGGCTGTCCAGGAAGTGGCAGCCCGTAAGGTTACGGAAATGCTCGATGCTGCTGATTTAGACAATCTCCAACGACGTCCGCCTGTCGTGACGATTATGGGGCACGTGGACCACGGGAAGACTACCTTACTGGACTCCATCCGCAAAACCAAGGTGGCCCAAGGCGAGGCGGGGGGGATTACCCAGCATATTGGGGCCTACCACGTTGATGTCGAGCACGATGGCAAGCGGGAACAAATTGTGTTCCTGGATACGCCTGGTCACGAAGCCTTTACAGCGATGCGGGCACGCGGCGCACGGGTAACGGACATTGCGATTCTGGTGGTTGCTGCCGATGATGGGGTTCGGCCCCAAACGATCGAAGCGCTGCGCCATGCCCAGGCGGCTGGTGTGCCCATTATTGTGGCTATCAATAAGATTGATAAGGAGGAGGCCCAACCCGATCGCGTCAAACAGGAGTTGACTGAATATGGCCTCGTGGCTGAAGAGTGGGGCGGCGACACGATTATGACTCCCGTCAGTGCCCTAACCGGGGAAAACCTGGATACGCTGCTGGAGATGATTCTGCTGGTTGCAGAAGTGGAGGAATTGGTAGCCAATCCTAACCGTCCCGCCAAGGGGACGGTCATCGAAGCTCACCTGGATAAGGCTAAAGGCCCAGTGGCCACCCTACTGGTACAAAATGGCACCCTACGGGTTGGGGATACAGTCGTGGCTGGCTCGGTGCTCGGCAAGGTCCGGGCGATGGTGGACGATCGCGGTAATCGCGTGAAGGAAGCTTCTCCCTCGTTTGCGGTGGAAATTCTGGGTCTCAACGACGTACCGGCGGCGGGGGATGAGTTTGAGGTCTTTACGGATGAAAAACAAGCCCGTGCCCTGGTGGAGGAGCGCCTGGTTAACCAGCGCCAAACCCGTCTCCAGCAGGCCCTGTCGTCGCGGCGGGTCACGCTGAATTCCCTGTCGGCCCGTGCCCAAGAGGGTGAATTGAAGGAGTTGAACCTGATTCTTAAGGCCGATGTCCAGGGGTCAGTGGAGGCGATCGTGGGTGCGCTGAAGCAATTACTCCAGAATGAGGTGCAAGTGCGTCTATTGCTGGCGGCTCCGGGTGAGATTACTGAAACGGATGTTGACCTAGCCGCAGCCAGTGGGGCCGTTATTGTTGGTTTCAATACCACCCTGGCCAGTGGGGCACGACAAGCCGCGGATCAAGCGGGTGTGGATGTCCGAGAGTACGACATTATTTACAAGCTCCTCGAAGATATCCAGGGTGCGATGGAGGGTCTGCTGGAACCCGAGTTAGTCGAAGAACCCCTGGGTCAGGCCCAGGTGCGGGCGGTCTTCCCGGTGGGGCGCGGCGCTGTGGCAGGTTGCTATGTGCAATCTGGCAAGCTGGTGCGCAACTGCCAGATTCGTGTTCACCGTGGGAATACGGTTGTCTATGAAGGGACCCTGGATTCGCTACGACGAGTCAAAGAGGATGTGAAGGAGGTTAACTCCGGCTACGAATGTGGGATCGGGGTGGACAACTTCAGTACCTGGGAGGAAGGCGATATTATCGAAGCGTTCCGTATGGTGACGAAGCGGCGGACCCTGTCCGGTTGA
- a CDS encoding type II toxin-antitoxin system RelE family toxin has product MYDIEFTQTALQDLRYFRKYEQNIVLDAIQTQLTYEPTLETENRFRRDPPEISEWELRIGKYRVLYNADSTVMIVRIERIGSKPNNTLSFQGQPWLGSPRRRNP; this is encoded by the coding sequence ATGTACGACATTGAGTTTACTCAGACTGCCCTACAAGATTTACGGTACTTCCGTAAATACGAGCAAAATATTGTCTTGGACGCTATTCAAACCCAACTGACCTACGAACCAACCCTAGAGACAGAAAATCGGTTTCGCCGCGATCCCCCAGAGATCAGCGAGTGGGAATTACGCATAGGCAAATATCGCGTACTCTACAATGCAGATAGTACTGTGATGATTGTACGCATTGAGCGCATTGGCAGTAAGCCCAACAACACCCTAAGTTTTCAGGGTCAGCCGTGGTTGGGCAGCCCTAGAAGGAGGAACCCCTAA
- a CDS encoding ATP-dependent Clp protease ATP-binding subunit gives MFERFTEKAIKVIMLAQEEARRLGHNFVGTEQILLGLIGEGTGVAAKVLKSMGVNLKDARIEVEKIIGRGSGFVAVEIPFTPRAKRVLELSLEEARQLGHNYIGTEHLLLGLIREGEGVAARVLENLGVDLSKVRTQVIRMLGETAEVSTGGSQSRTKTPTLDEFGSNLTQMAAEGKLDPVVGRQKEIERVIQILGRRTKNNPVLIGEPGVGKTAIAEGLAQRIANGDVPDILEDKRVVTLDIGLLVAGTKYRGEFEERLKKIMDEIRSASNVILVIDEVHTLIGAGAAEGAIDAANILKPALARGELQCIGATTLDEYRKHIERDAALERRFQPVMVGEPTVEETIEILRGLRERYEQHHKLKISDEALDAAAKLSDRYISDRYLPDKAIDLIDEAGSRVRLINSQLPPAAKELDKELRQVLKEKDDAVRAQDFDRAGELRDREMEIKAEIRAIAQNKKSEVRSEDDSPVVTDEDIAQIVAAWTGVPVNKLTESESEKLLHMEDTLHQRMVGQEEAVRAISRAIRRARVGLKNPNRPIASFIFSGPTGVGKTELAKSLAAYFFGSEEAMIRLDMSEYMERHTVSKLIGSPPGYVGYNEGGQLTEAVRRRPYTVVLFDEIEKAHPDVFNTLLQILEDGRLTDAKGRTVDFKNTLLIMTSNIGSKVIEKGGGGLGFEFEDNQAESQYNRIRSLVNEELKQYFRPEFLNRLDEIIVFRQLTKDEVKQIADIMLREVFGRLTEKGITLEVTDRFKERLVEEGYNPSYGARPLRRAIMRLLEDVLAEEILAGRLREGDTALVDVGEDGQVKVTPSERRELLPQAAD, from the coding sequence ATGTTTGAACGCTTCACAGAAAAAGCCATTAAGGTGATCATGCTTGCCCAGGAGGAAGCGCGTCGCCTTGGCCACAACTTTGTCGGCACTGAACAGATCCTCTTGGGTCTGATCGGTGAAGGAACCGGAGTAGCCGCTAAGGTCCTCAAGTCAATGGGCGTTAACCTCAAGGACGCTCGCATTGAAGTCGAGAAGATTATCGGGCGCGGCTCTGGGTTTGTTGCCGTGGAAATTCCCTTTACGCCACGGGCCAAACGCGTCCTCGAACTCTCCCTGGAAGAAGCCCGTCAACTGGGTCACAACTACATTGGCACCGAGCACTTGCTGCTGGGCCTGATCCGAGAAGGGGAAGGGGTGGCCGCCAGGGTCTTGGAAAACCTCGGTGTTGACCTATCCAAGGTTCGCACGCAGGTGATTCGGATGCTGGGTGAAACCGCCGAAGTGTCTACCGGCGGTAGCCAAAGTCGCACCAAAACGCCCACGCTGGATGAGTTTGGTTCCAACCTGACCCAGATGGCGGCAGAAGGCAAACTGGACCCCGTGGTTGGTCGCCAGAAAGAAATTGAGCGGGTGATCCAAATCCTAGGCCGACGCACTAAGAATAATCCGGTCCTGATTGGGGAACCGGGGGTCGGGAAAACGGCGATCGCAGAAGGTTTGGCCCAACGGATTGCCAATGGGGATGTCCCGGATATTCTTGAAGATAAGCGAGTGGTCACCCTGGATATTGGCCTGCTAGTGGCAGGGACCAAGTACCGGGGTGAGTTTGAGGAGCGGCTCAAGAAGATTATGGATGAGATCCGCTCGGCTTCCAATGTGATTCTGGTGATTGATGAGGTACATACCCTGATTGGGGCTGGGGCAGCGGAAGGGGCGATCGATGCGGCCAATATCCTGAAACCGGCCCTGGCGCGCGGTGAACTTCAGTGTATTGGGGCGACGACGCTGGACGAGTACCGCAAGCACATTGAACGGGATGCGGCGCTGGAGCGGCGGTTCCAACCCGTGATGGTGGGTGAGCCGACGGTCGAGGAAACGATCGAAATCCTGCGTGGTTTGCGCGAACGCTACGAGCAGCACCATAAGCTCAAGATTTCTGATGAAGCCCTGGATGCGGCAGCCAAGTTGTCTGATCGCTATATCTCCGATCGTTACCTCCCCGACAAGGCAATCGACCTGATTGATGAGGCCGGGTCCCGTGTGCGCCTGATTAATTCGCAATTACCCCCTGCTGCTAAGGAACTGGATAAGGAACTGCGCCAGGTTCTTAAGGAAAAAGACGACGCGGTGCGTGCCCAGGACTTTGACCGGGCCGGGGAATTGCGCGATCGGGAAATGGAGATTAAGGCTGAAATTCGGGCGATCGCCCAGAATAAGAAGTCGGAGGTCCGCAGCGAAGATGATTCGCCAGTGGTCACTGACGAAGATATTGCCCAAATCGTGGCGGCTTGGACTGGCGTCCCGGTGAACAAACTCACCGAGTCGGAGTCCGAAAAGTTGCTGCACATGGAAGATACGCTGCACCAGCGTATGGTGGGTCAGGAGGAGGCCGTACGGGCCATCTCCCGTGCCATTCGCCGTGCTCGGGTTGGGTTGAAGAATCCGAACCGTCCGATCGCCAGCTTTATCTTCTCGGGTCCGACTGGGGTTGGGAAGACCGAGTTGGCCAAATCCCTGGCGGCCTACTTCTTCGGGTCTGAGGAAGCCATGATCCGGCTGGATATGTCGGAATATATGGAGCGCCACACGGTCTCGAAGCTGATCGGGTCACCACCGGGCTATGTGGGTTACAACGAAGGTGGCCAACTGACGGAAGCGGTGCGGCGGCGGCCCTATACCGTGGTGCTATTTGACGAAATTGAGAAGGCCCACCCGGATGTCTTCAACACCCTGTTGCAAATCCTGGAGGATGGCCGTCTGACGGATGCCAAGGGGCGTACCGTGGACTTCAAGAACACGTTGTTGATTATGACCTCCAACATCGGCTCGAAGGTGATCGAGAAGGGGGGCGGTGGTCTCGGTTTTGAGTTCGAGGACAATCAGGCGGAATCCCAGTACAATCGGATTCGCTCCCTGGTGAATGAGGAACTGAAGCAATACTTCCGGCCTGAGTTCCTCAACCGGTTGGATGAAATCATTGTCTTCCGGCAACTGACCAAGGATGAGGTGAAGCAGATCGCGGATATCATGCTACGGGAAGTCTTCGGTCGCCTCACCGAGAAGGGAATTACCCTGGAAGTTACCGATCGCTTCAAGGAGCGGCTGGTGGAAGAAGGCTACAACCCCAGCTACGGGGCGCGACCCCTGCGGCGGGCGATCATGCGTTTGCTGGAGGATGTCTTAGCAGAGGAAATCTTGGCCGGTCGTCTCCGCGAAGGCGATACTGCCCTTGTGGATGTAGGTGAAGACGGTCAGGTAAAGGTCACCCCCAGCGAACGACGGGAGTTATTACCCCAAGCGGCTGATTGA
- a CDS encoding alpha/beta fold hydrolase, with protein sequence MTQLCAETAIGNYCTWRDQLIYYVQAGPSRSQYPPLLLVHGFGASTDHWRKTIAGLQDEFAIWAIDLLGFGRSAKPNWEYSGDLWRDQLHDFITDVIRQPVVLVGNSLGGYASLCVAAQRPNSACGLVLLNSAGPFSDSEPTQPPSLWQTLRRRTLQTLFQQDWVSYLIFQYTRRRSTIRKTLQKVYLDQSAVTDQLVEDIYRPACDPGAAQVFASIFRTPQGEWVDTLLRDLRHPLLLLWGEGDPWMDVNKRSAQFRQHYPHLENLQEHFLPAGHCPHDELPDQVNQYLRDWIKAI encoded by the coding sequence ATGACGCAACTCTGTGCCGAGACGGCGATCGGGAATTATTGCACCTGGCGCGACCAATTGATCTACTATGTCCAGGCAGGTCCTAGCCGATCCCAATACCCTCCCTTGCTGCTGGTCCACGGCTTTGGCGCCTCAACGGATCATTGGCGCAAAACGATCGCCGGGCTACAGGACGAGTTTGCGATTTGGGCCATCGATCTTCTCGGCTTTGGGCGATCGGCCAAACCCAACTGGGAATACAGCGGTGACCTGTGGCGTGACCAACTGCACGACTTTATCACCGATGTGATCCGACAGCCGGTTGTCTTAGTCGGCAATTCCCTGGGGGGCTATGCGTCCCTGTGTGTGGCGGCCCAACGACCCAATAGTGCCTGTGGCCTGGTTTTGCTCAATAGTGCGGGTCCCTTTAGCGACAGTGAACCCACCCAACCCCCTAGCCTTTGGCAAACGCTGCGCCGCCGAACCTTGCAGACGCTCTTCCAGCAAGATTGGGTTAGCTATTTAATCTTCCAGTACACCCGACGGCGATCGACGATCCGCAAAACCCTGCAAAAGGTGTACCTGGATCAAAGTGCCGTCACCGATCAATTGGTAGAAGACATTTATCGGCCCGCCTGCGATCCGGGAGCTGCCCAGGTTTTTGCCTCAATCTTCCGCACCCCGCAAGGTGAATGGGTAGATACACTGCTGCGCGATCTTCGGCATCCCCTGCTGCTGCTATGGGGGGAAGGGGATCCCTGGATGGATGTTAACAAGCGGAGTGCCCAATTTCGTCAGCACTATCCCCACCTTGAGAACCTTCAGGAGCATTTCCTGCCGGCAGGGCACTGCCCCCATGATGAACTTCCCGATCAAGTGAACCAATACCTGCGGGATTGGATCAAGGCAATCTGA